ACGGGACTTCGGTGGGCCGAACGCGCTGCACTAGATGTCTGGACCAGTTGCGGCAACCATGATGGAATGCCGCATAAGGTGTCAAGAGTCCGGCGATCCCGCCGCGGCCCGACGAGGGGATGAGGGTGGGTCGCTCGGTTCTCAAGCACGTCCGGGTCAGGGACTACCTGCGCTCGCTCGTCACGCACGAGCTCTCCGTGGGCGACACCATCCCGTCCGAGCGCGCGCTGTGCGAGCGGTTCGGCGTCTCCCGGATGACCGTGCGCCAGGCCGTCGACGCGCTCGTCGTCGAGGGCCTGCTGGCCCGCGAGCAGGGCCGCGGCACGTTCGTCGCCCCCGGCAAGGTCGACCTCGAGGTGCGCCTCGCGTCGTTCGGCGAGGAGATGGCCCGCCGCGGCATGACGCCGTCGTCCGAGGTCCTGTCCGCCGAGGTCGTCGAGGCCACGCCCGACATCGCCGACGCGCTCGACATCCTCCCCGGCGAGATGACGTTCTACCTGCACCGCGTGCGCTTCGCCGACGGCGAGCCCATGGCGATCGAGCAGTCCTGGCTGCCCTGCCGGCTCGTGCCCGGCCTGTTCGACGGCGACGTCCCGCAGAGCGTCTACGGCGAGCTCCGCCGCCGCGGGCTCGAGCCCGACTGGGGCGAGGACGTCGTCGCGGCGACCGAGGTGCACGCCGCGGACGCCGAGCTGCTGCGCGTCCCCGTCGGGCGCGCGGTCCTGCGGCTCTCCCGGCGCACCTTCGCCGGCGAGACCGCGTGCGTGTACTCGCGGTCGGTCTACCGGGCCGACCGTTACGTCCTGTGGGTCCCGCTGCGCGCACCGAGGCGCGCTCTGACACCGAGGTCCGGGACCACGTCCGAGGCGCAGGCACAGCCGCCTGCGCAGGGGCAGAGCGACGGGACGCCGGCCGACCCGGCGATGAGCGGGGTCGCGACATGAACGAAGGGTGGAACGGGTGACGGCTCAGGCCCAGAGCATTCTGGCGGCGCTCGGAGGGGTCGCCAACATCGTCGACATCGAGCCCTGCACCACACGGCTGCGGTCCGAGGTGCGCGACACCGCGCTCGTCGACGTCAAGGCCCTGCGCGTCGCCGGCGCGCACGGCGTGATGATCGCTGGGCGTGTCGTGCAGGTCGTGGTCGGCCCGCACGTCGACACGATCGCGGCGGACCTCGAGGAGCTCCTGTGAACCGCAGGAGCTCCGCGAGGGCCGGCGCAGACACGCGGGGGCCCGGCAGCCCCCGTCCGACATCAAGGGAGAACTCATGAGCAAGGCAGAGCAGATCCTCGCGGGCCTCGGCGGCGACGCGAACGTCGTCGACCTCGAGGCGTGCATCACGCGCCTGCGCGTCGAGGTCGTCGACCCCTCGCTCGTCGACGAGGCGGTCCTCAAGGCCACCGGCGCGTTCGGCGTCATGCGCTCGGGCACCGCGGTCCAGGTCGTCGTCGGCCCCGAGGCCGACACGATCGCCTCCGACATCGAGGACCTCCGCTGATGGGACTCACGGTGCTGGCCCCGGTCGCGGGCGTCGTGCACGCGATGGCCGACGTGCCCGACCCGGTGTTCGGCGGCGAGATCGTCGGGCCCGGCCTCGCGATCGACCCGCCGCGCGAGGGTGTCGTCAACGCGATCGCCCCGGTGAGCGGCACGATCGCCAAGCTCCACGCGCACGCGTTCGTGGTCGTCGGGGGCGACGGGCGTGCGGCGCTCGTGCACCTCGGGCTCGACACCGTCCAGCTCCAGGGCCAGGGCTTCGAGCTGCACGCGGCCGAGGGCGACGTCGTCGAGGCCGGCGACGTGGTCGTGAGCTGGGACCCGGGCCAGGTCGAGGCCGGCGGGCGCTCGCCCATCTGCCCGGTCGTCGCGCTCGAGGGCGTACCGGGCAGCCTCACGCCGCTCGTCGCGATCGGTGCGCAGGTCAGCCCCGGGGACGCGCTGTTCGAGTGGAGCTGAGCCCGCGCGTGGCGGCGCGCCTGGCCGACACCGCCGGGCTGCTGATCGACCTCGACGGGACGCTCGTCGACAGCGAGCCGCTGCACCGCCAGGCGTACCGCGACTACTTCGCCGCGCGCGGCTGGGACGTGCACGACGACGTCGTGCGCGAGTTCGCGGGCCGGCGCGCGGTCGAGGTGTTCCCGGTGCTCGACGGGCCGTGGACGGGCGAGGACCCCGACGCGCTGACCCAGGGCGTGCTCGACGTGCTGGCCCGGGCGAGCGCCCCGCCCGAGGCCGTCGCCGGCGCCGCCGAGCTGCTCGCGGCCTGCGTGCGCGCCGAGGTCCCCGTGTGCGTCGTGACGTCCGCGCGGCTGTCGTGGGCGCTGCCGGCGCTCGACGGGCTCGGCGTCCCGCGCGGGGCGGTGCGGCTCGTGACCGCGGAGGACTGCACGCACGGCAAGCCGGACCCCGAGCCGTTCCGCCGCGGCGCGCAGGCCCTCGGGCTGCCGCCCGCGGCGCTCGTCGCGCTCGAGGACTCCCCGGCCGGGATCGCGTCGGCCCGCGACGCCGGGGTGGGGCTCGTGCTCGGCGTCCGCACGAGCCAGCCGGACGACGTGCTCCTCGCCGCCGGGGCCGACGCGACGTGCGGCGACCTGACGGCGCTCGCGGCGGCGGTCCGGGCGCGCTAGACCTCCGGCGCGGACGCCCCGTCGAGGTAGCGGATCACCGCGAGCAGCCGCCGGCTGTAGCCGTCCGAGTCGGGCAGGTCGAGCTTGCGGACGATCGCGTTGACGTGCTTCTCCACCGCCGACTGGGACAGGTGCAGCGCGGCGCCGATCCCCGCGTTGGTCCGTCCCTCGGCCATCGACGCGAGCACGTCCCGCTCCCGCGCGGTGAGCGCCGCCAGCGGGTCGGTCCGGCGCGCGTGCCCGAGCAGGCGCCGGACCACCTCGGGGTCGACGACGAACCCACCGCGGGCGACCCGGTCGAGCGCGCTCACGAGCTCGTCGACGAGCATCACGCGGTCCTTGAGCAGGTAGCCCACGCCGGCGCCCTCACGCTCCATCAGCCGCGCCGTCTGACCCGTCTCCACGTGCTGCGACAGCACGAGCACCCCCGTCCGAGGCCACCGCTCCCGGAGCTCGAGCGCGGCCCGGATGCCCTCGTCGGTGTACGTCGGAGGCATCCGTACGTCGGTGACGACGACGTCCGGCCGCGCGCCGCCCTCGAGCAGCGCGAGCAGCCCGTCGGCGTCCGAGGTCACGCCCACGACGTCGACGCCCTCGTCGACGAGCAGGGCGCGCAGCCCCTCGCGCAGCAGGGCCGAGTCCTCGGCGATCACGACCCGCACGGGATGCGCACCTCCACGACCGTCGGCCCGCCGGCCGGGCTCGACACGCCGAGCGTCCCGCCCTCGGCCTGCACCCGGGCGGCGAGGCCGGCCAGGCCGCGGCCGGCGTCGAGCCGGGCGCCACCGACGCCGTCGTCGCGCACACGCACGCGCACCGTACCGCCGTCCTGGCGGACCTCGACCCGGCAGGACGTCGCCCCGGCGTGCTTGCCGACGTTCGTCAGCGTCTCCGCGACGACGTAGTACACGCAGCGCTCGACCGCGGGCGCCGACCGCGCGGCGAGGTCGAGGGCGAGGGTCGTGGGCTGCGGGGCGCGCGCGGCGAGGTCCTCGAGCGCCGCGCGCAGCCCCAGGGCGTCGACCGCGGCCGGTCGCACGCGCCACGCGGCGTCGCGCACCTCGGCGACGAGCTGCTCGGCGGCGGAGCGGGCCGCGACGAGGAGCTCCTCGCGCCGGGCCGGGTCGGTCGCGCGACGCCCGCGGTCGACCAGCATGCCGACCGCGACGGCGTGCTGCTGGACGCCGTCGTGCAGGTCGCGCTCGATGCGCCGCCGCTCCGCCTCGACCGCCGCCACGATCTCGGCGCGCGCGGCCGTGAGCTCCTCGACGCGGAGCTCGAGCGCCCGTCGGCCGCGGCCCGCGAGCAGCGTGTCCGCGAGGTGCCGGTCCGCGACGGGGATCCCGACGAGTCCCGCGACGGCGAGGTAGAGCAGCAGCGCGCCGGGGAGCACGAGCGTGGCCACCTCGGTGCCCGTCGTCGGTGCGCTCTCGGGCGAGCCGAGCAGGCGGACGCCCAGCAGCCACGAGGCGAGCACGGCCACGGTCCCGACCACCCCGTAGACGAGCAGGCCGGCGACGCCCGCGCACGCGAGACCGACGAGGACGTGCGCACCGAGGTAGCGGGTGCGCGACGCGACGGACGCGGGGGCCGGGGTCCAACCGAGCCACCGGGTCAGGCGACGTGCGTGCAGGGCGACGGCCCGGTCCAGCAGCGTGGACCGCGCGGCACCGGCGCGCCGGGACACCCGGGAGAGAGGGCCGCAGAGGACCGCGACCACGAGCACCGCGACGTCAGCGGGGACCGCGACCGCGCCGACGACCGACCCGCCGACGGCGCGGACCGTGGCGCGCAGGGGTGTGCTCACCGGGTCACCGTAGCCACGACCCGGCGTCCGCGACCCTGCGGGTTCCCGCACGATCGCGTGCGGACGGACGCCCCCGGGTCGTGCGCCGACCCTCGGTGTGCGGCGACCGGGCGGTTCCTAGCGTCGACGGCATGACCACTGCCACGACCGTCCCCGTCCCTCCCACCTCCGCGCCGGCCGCGTCGGCGTCGGCCGGAGCCGACCCGCAGCTCGCACCCCTCGACGGCGCGGGCGCTCCGGGGCTCCTGGACCGCGTGAGCGACTGGGCCGTCGGGCTCATGGACGCGCTCGGCGCGCCGGGCGCGGGCCTCGCCGTGGCGCTCGAGAACCTCGTGCCGCCGATCCCGAGCGAGGTGATCCTCCCGCTCGCCGGGTTCGCCGCCGCCCAGGGGCGGCTCGGGCTGCTCGAGGTGCTCGCGTGGACGACGGCCGGCTCGCTCGTCGGGGCCGTGCTGCTCTACGGCCTCGGCGTGGCGCTCGGGCGCGACCGCCTCCGGCGCGTGGTCGACCGCATGCCGCTCGTGCGGCTCGAGGACCTCGACACCGCGGAGGCGTGGTTCGCGCGGTACGGCGCCGTGGCCGTCCTCGTCGGGCGCGTCGTCCCGCTCGTGCGCAGCCTCGTCTCGGTCCCGGCGGGCGTCGAGCGCATGGTGCTCTGGCGCTTCGTCGTCCTCACCACGGTCGGGAGCGCCGTCTGGAACACCACGCTCGTGACGGTCGGCTACGCCCTCGGCGAGCGGTGGGCCGACGTCGAGCGGGCCGTCGAGACCTACACGACGGCGGTCGTGGTCGTCCTCGCGCTGCTCGCGGCGGCGTACCTCGCGTTCGCGGTGCGGGCGGCGGTCCGGCGGCGGTCCGCGGTCGCGTGAGCGACTCGGACGCTCAGCGCCCGGTCTCCCCGGAGGCCGCACGCAGGCGGCGCAGGCCCTCGTCGAGCGTGACCGCGGGAGCCCACTGCAGGTCGGCGCGCGTGCGGCGCTGGTCGAACCAGTGCGCGGTCGAGAGCTGCTCGGCGAGGAACCGGGTCATCGGCGGCTCGTCCGCGCCGGGCCGCACGCGCCACACCGCCTCCACGAGAGACCCGGCGGAGCGGGCGAGCGCGGCGGGGACGTGCCGGCTCGGGGCCGGTGCGCCCATCGCGGTGCAGATGCCGCCCAGCATCTCGGCGATCGGCCGCGGCTCGCCGTTCGTCACCACGTACGCCCGGCCGCGCACGGTGCCGTCGGGGGCGTCGAGGCGTCCGAGCGCGGCGACCATCGCGGACGCGGCGTTGTCGACGTAGGTCGTGTCGACCAGCACGGTCCCGCGGTCGAGCACGGGGAGCCGCCCGGCGCGGGCGCGCTCGGCGAGGCGCGCGACGAGCTGGGTGTCGCCGGGGCCCCACACGAGGTGCGGACGGACGGCGACGACGCGCAGACCGGGCCGGTCCGCAGCCAGCGCGAGGACCTCGGCCTCGGCCTTCGTCCGGGCGTAGTCGCCGCGGGCGCGTGCCGGGTCCGCGGGCAGCGCGTCGTCGCCGACGATCGAGGCGCCGGTGTGCGCGACCGACGGGGACGACACGTGCACGAGGCGCTCGACCCCGTGGTGGGCCACGGCCGAGAGCACGTGGCGCGTCCCGCCGACGTTGACCTCGTGGAACTGCGCGGGGTCGCCCGCGAGCGAGACCTTCGCCGCGAGGTGCACCACCGCATCGAC
The Cellulomonas sp. NS3 DNA segment above includes these coding regions:
- a CDS encoding HAD family hydrolase is translated as MELSPRVAARLADTAGLLIDLDGTLVDSEPLHRQAYRDYFAARGWDVHDDVVREFAGRRAVEVFPVLDGPWTGEDPDALTQGVLDVLARASAPPEAVAGAAELLAACVRAEVPVCVVTSARLSWALPALDGLGVPRGAVRLVTAEDCTHGKPDPEPFRRGAQALGLPPAALVALEDSPAGIASARDAGVGLVLGVRTSQPDDVLLAAGADATCGDLTALAAAVRAR
- a CDS encoding PTS transporter subunit EIIB translates to MSKAEQILAGLGGDANVVDLEACITRLRVEVVDPSLVDEAVLKATGAFGVMRSGTAVQVVVGPEADTIASDIEDLR
- a CDS encoding sensor histidine kinase produces the protein MSTPLRATVRAVGGSVVGAVAVPADVAVLVVAVLCGPLSRVSRRAGAARSTLLDRAVALHARRLTRWLGWTPAPASVASRTRYLGAHVLVGLACAGVAGLLVYGVVGTVAVLASWLLGVRLLGSPESAPTTGTEVATLVLPGALLLYLAVAGLVGIPVADRHLADTLLAGRGRRALELRVEELTAARAEIVAAVEAERRRIERDLHDGVQQHAVAVGMLVDRGRRATDPARREELLVAARSAAEQLVAEVRDAAWRVRPAAVDALGLRAALEDLAARAPQPTTLALDLAARSAPAVERCVYYVVAETLTNVGKHAGATSCRVEVRQDGGTVRVRVRDDGVGGARLDAGRGLAGLAARVQAEGGTLGVSSPAGGPTVVEVRIPCGS
- a CDS encoding response regulator transcription factor, yielding MRVVIAEDSALLREGLRALLVDEGVDVVGVTSDADGLLALLEGGARPDVVVTDVRMPPTYTDEGIRAALELRERWPRTGVLVLSQHVETGQTARLMEREGAGVGYLLKDRVMLVDELVSALDRVARGGFVVDPEVVRRLLGHARRTDPLAALTARERDVLASMAEGRTNAGIGAALHLSQSAVEKHVNAIVRKLDLPDSDGYSRRLLAVIRYLDGASAPEV
- a CDS encoding GntR family transcriptional regulator, which codes for MGRSVLKHVRVRDYLRSLVTHELSVGDTIPSERALCERFGVSRMTVRQAVDALVVEGLLAREQGRGTFVAPGKVDLEVRLASFGEEMARRGMTPSSEVLSAEVVEATPDIADALDILPGEMTFYLHRVRFADGEPMAIEQSWLPCRLVPGLFDGDVPQSVYGELRRRGLEPDWGEDVVAATEVHAADAELLRVPVGRAVLRLSRRTFAGETACVYSRSVYRADRYVLWVPLRAPRRALTPRSGTTSEAQAQPPAQGQSDGTPADPAMSGVAT
- a CDS encoding PTS sugar transporter subunit IIA; this translates as MGLTVLAPVAGVVHAMADVPDPVFGGEIVGPGLAIDPPREGVVNAIAPVSGTIAKLHAHAFVVVGGDGRAALVHLGLDTVQLQGQGFELHAAEGDVVEAGDVVVSWDPGQVEAGGRSPICPVVALEGVPGSLTPLVAIGAQVSPGDALFEWS
- a CDS encoding glucose PTS transporter subunit EIIB, with translation MTAQAQSILAALGGVANIVDIEPCTTRLRSEVRDTALVDVKALRVAGAHGVMIAGRVVQVVVGPHVDTIAADLEELL
- a CDS encoding DedA family protein; this translates as MTTATTVPVPPTSAPAASASAGADPQLAPLDGAGAPGLLDRVSDWAVGLMDALGAPGAGLAVALENLVPPIPSEVILPLAGFAAAQGRLGLLEVLAWTTAGSLVGAVLLYGLGVALGRDRLRRVVDRMPLVRLEDLDTAEAWFARYGAVAVLVGRVVPLVRSLVSVPAGVERMVLWRFVVLTTVGSAVWNTTLVTVGYALGERWADVERAVETYTTAVVVVLALLAAAYLAFAVRAAVRRRSAVA
- a CDS encoding NAD-dependent epimerase/dehydratase family protein, whose amino-acid sequence is MKVLVTGASGLLGRAVADALHAAGHEVRTFQRRPSGLAHAQDVLGSVTVPAEIDRAVAGVDAVVHLAAKVSLAGDPAQFHEVNVGGTRHVLSAVAHHGVERLVHVSSPSVAHTGASIVGDDALPADPARARGDYARTKAEAEVLALAADRPGLRVVAVRPHLVWGPGDTQLVARLAERARAGRLPVLDRGTVLVDTTYVDNAASAMVAALGRLDAPDGTVRGRAYVVTNGEPRPIAEMLGGICTAMGAPAPSRHVPAALARSAGSLVEAVWRVRPGADEPPMTRFLAEQLSTAHWFDQRRTRADLQWAPAVTLDEGLRRLRAASGETGR